The Arvicola amphibius chromosome 5, mArvAmp1.2, whole genome shotgun sequence genome contains the following window.
AAGAAGGGACATGAATGCACGGGGCTTTCTCACGATGTTTTAGGGGAGAGTAGGAGAAGAGGCCATGAAGCAGGAGCAGTATGCTAGGGAGAGAGGTGTTCTAGAGAGTCAGAAAtggtgatgagagagagagagggggcccAGAGGGCAACATACGGAGCTGCAGCCTGATGGGTCCCAATGATGATCTAGCCAGAAATGGCGGTGTACGTTTCCTTGGGATGTGGGCtttggtgtgaggttatctgtacTTGGAAATGTTTTGTATAGTCCCGAGCACTCCACACATGCAAACTCTCATTCTCTAGCCTAAAGCCTAAGTCttcatatttccattttcataggagggaagaaagatgtTTCAAGTCTCCTTGAAGAAATGTCCTCAGGGAGTCAAATCAAGGACCCTTCAAGAGTTGGGTGCAATCAGGTCAACAGGTCTCCTTGCTCCCTCATGTTCTACCACAAGAAGAGGGCTAGAAAGCTAGGCATTTTAAGGTCTGTTTATGTGATTTGAAACTACCTGAAAGGATATTGCATGGTGCTTATGTATTATTACTTTTCAGTTGTCTACAGGCTAAATACAAAGTGTCATCAATAACTGTGGTCTTTGATTTGataagtttgtttgtttcccatctGAATTTTTACTAAATTAAATCCATAGCATTTCTTGGTAGTCTATCACACACagtagtgttgcttttattggataatgaataaagctgtttcagccaatggcttagcagagtaaagccaggtgtgaagtctgaacagagatatagagagagtaggcagagtcagagagatgccatgcagctgctgaaggagacagacacctgcgAGAAcctttccggtaagccacagcctcatggtgaatCACagatagaaatggcttaatttaagatataagagctagctagaaatatacctgagtcatcagccaaacagtattgtaattaacgtagtttctgtgtgattatttgggtctaggcagcTGGAAAATGATTGCACAGTCTTTACACAGTACCCcgtggtttctcagaaaaacagCTGATGTCCACCTTTCTGTGCGAAAGACAAGTGGTTCTGTAAGGTTCATGTGGAAATCAATACATGTTCCTTTAGCATCTGTgctagaggagaaagacatgtGCCTCCCTCAGCACTTACATAGTGATGtcatttatatgtaaaatgatGCTGATGAGTATACTTAAAGAAGTGAATAGTCTACCACAGCAAGGGAGTGGAAATAAGTTGTTGCAGGTGTGAGTCCTGTTCAGACTGCAGTATCGTGATCAGTCTGACCCCTGTGGTTCATTGTGTCATCCCTCTGTGCAAGATAGATGTAGCTGTTGGTAGTAGCTGCAGGGAATAAAGACAGAGCCTTGTAGTTGATGAATCTGGTGTTTACAAATAGGCTTTGTGTTAATATTCTTTCTATTGCTTAAACAGATAAATCTCTCAGATCCCAAGGTAATGTCTGGCATCAGTACATGTTAAGTATCTTATGATGTATCTGATTTTCTGTTCACTGTCTGAAACAGTTTATTGCAAATGTCACAAAGAAGGGAGAGTACAGAGAatgaggagaagaggggaaaagaagagagaaggagcatTTTATACTCTTTCTCAAGGTTACTAGAACTAGGGCTGTAAAATAGAGAAGCCCTGACTATTCCCACTGCAGGCTGGGTGAGCACGTTGGAAATGgggtgtaacacccgattctgtgttaccgcctcggtacagttcgcgcgcctcggtacagttcgcgcgccactgtaccttatgcccactgtaccttatgcgagtcggacaagggcctggagattgaaagaacacacaaagagacctgggtcattcgaaaggagatcagccgaatgccgtttatttagccttggggaaaatcttatataccccactccagcccaaggaattccacccaggcaggtgggaaattaccatatctaactgctgcacaaggactcccacctaggcaggtgggaaattaccataccaacaatagagtcaacaatgccctacaacaaatcaccaggcggggcagagggagcacaggaacaaacaggatgcttagtcatctgaccagaaaccatcctcaaggtgagccccaggaacaagggcagacccgggccctacaatgGGGTGTcagtggaagagggggcagagtaCCTCAGCAAATCTTCCATCTTAAGGGCAAGTTGAACTATACTTTTTATCTATGCTACTCATACACTTCATtatcttgttagggtttctattgctgtgaagagacattgtaactgtggcaactcttataaaggaaaacattaattactgttggcttgcagttcagagatttatcccattatcatcatggtagggagcatggcagcatgccggcagacatggtggtggacAAGTAGCTAAGAGCTCTGAGTCTGGATCCTGAGGCAGCAGGAAGCAAAAGTGAGACACTGGACttgacttgagcttctgaaacctcaaagctcatccccagggacacactttctccatcaaAGACatttactccaacaaagccatacttcaTAACAGTACTTCTCCCTGAGCCACCACAATCATATAGCACACAATGAAAAGCAAAGTGGGGCCATGAGGACACTCAAGACAGTCCACAGGGAGATGAACAGCAGATGTACTCACGTGAGATATATACAGCCCTacagtttttttgagacatcatctttctgtgtagccccatatatcctagaactcactatttagacaaCCTGGCTTGGAACTTAGAGAGACTTAGCATAgataaaatgtatagttcaacTTTCCTGTAAGATGGAAGATTTGCTGAGGTACTCTGCCCCCTCTTCCCAAGTTTTGGCTTTTATGAAtgctgcctctgtctaccaaattttgttttttatgtctatACCCTGATTGTAGCTTAGCTGCACAGCTAAACCATTCCCAGTGCAGTGAAATACATTTCTTTCCAAATcataaaaccattttatttaaaagtaaataagacaTTTCTATTAGATGGGAACAGAATATAGGAGCTCTAGTCAGTAAATGGAACCAGAATCTACTGGGTAGTTCAAATAACTATTTGGTGTGATGTCTTTTTTCCCTGGAATCTTGTTTGCTGTAGTGAAGTCTAAGTGACCTCACAGGGTGGCTATTCCTCATTCCACTATGACTGCCTATGCTGACTCTCTGGAGATGAGTGTTTCCTTCCCCCATTTCTTCTCCTGGCATAATTTGAACTTTCTAGAGACATTTGTGTTATATTGTTTGGGTTATTAATTTCATTTACTCAGGCAGACTTAATTTTGGAAAGGGCAAGACTACATACACTTTTGCAGTCTTCTATTTGTTTATGCCTAGAGTATTCAGAATTCAGCCACATCCTCAGCCACCTTTCGAATAATACGATATTTGGATGTCACTAGACAGCTTTCAGAATCTGTTACCATCGAAATACTGAATAGGTAAAACCATTCAAAAAGGCATTTTCTCTACATTTGACACCAGAGAGAAGAGCTACAATGGGGGTTGTGCGTGCCTGGGTGCTGGCTCTCGCTGGAGCGGCTCTGTGTGATCTCCTCTGCCCTAAAAATGTCCTGTGAGGTAGATTTTACATCGAGAATAAGATGAGGGAGTGAAATGTGGAGAAGAAACACTAGAGGATTTGAAAACTGGGCAGGCCTGGGTTCAAATACCTATTCTAAAGTCTTACTGGGGGTGACCTACTACTGCAGGTATTGTGGACAATGAGGACCTTGAGCCAGAATACTTTGGGATCTAGACTTAGAgtactgtattttttttgtttgtttgttttttatttttggtttttcgagacagggtttctctgcagctttagagcctgtcctggaactagctcttgtagaccaggctggtcttgaactcacagagatctgcctgcctctgcctcccgagtgctgggattaaaggcgtgcgccaccaccgcccggctttagagTACTGTTTTATGATCGTTGAAACACATTTCCAGCTTCATTAGATATATGACAgatcaattttagaaaattttatgaTACTCTgagatgttcacacacacacacacacacacacacacacacacacacacacacacacacacactttcctgtgTGTTCTATATAAGAACCATAAGCAGatattcttcttttgaaaaaatttctTTTGTGTATAAAAGCAACTTGATCAGCTCAGAAATGAAAGGACATGGGCATAAAGTGGGAAGTACGTCCAGAAGTATTCAGAAAAGGTGACGGTTTTAAACCAGATTCCAGGGCGCAGTACTATGTGGCAGACGTCAGCTTTCTTTATCCAGGAAGGCTGAAAGTCTCCAGGAAGAGCAGGGCtgcttttctgcttgttttttgtttgtttgtttgttttgctttatttaagaTAAAGCACAGAACTTTCTCAGCTTGTTACTTATTTCAGTAAAGGTTCGTAACAACACTGAAACTGAGTGTTCTACCCAGAAGCCCAGGAAAAGCTGGTTAACTGGTGAAGCCTAAATTAAGAGCCTACTTGGCCACTTACCGTGAGATACAGGAAGACAAGAGCGCTGCTGTGATATTTTCAGTGAGGGTGAAAGTTTTCTGATAGAAATCACTTCAACTTGGAGTGGGGATTTGTGCTTGTGATTACAGAACTCTCAGGGCCGAGGAACCTAAGACAGGCAGGTcaagagtttaaggctagccagTTCCATTTAGCAAGACACcatctttttttattactattattattttttttcatttattttatacaccGACCAGCTTctgttcctcctctcttcttgttcctccactccacccctgctTTCAGCCTCCCATCCCACCTACCCCCTTCCCAATCcactttttcatttctattttgaaaggggcaggcctcccaggagcATCAACAAAGCAGGCACAGGAAGTTGAGGCAAAACCAAGCtcctccctgcatcaaggctgggtaaGGCAACCAGCATGgtgaacaggttcccaaaagccagttaagccccagggacagatcctgatcccactgctggGAGCTCCACAGgcagatcaagctacacaactgtcacacacatgcttacGTGGGTCCCATGAAGGCTCTCTAGCTGGCAAGAcaccattttaagaaaaaaaaagtttgaaaatagtTGAGACAAAAttgtttaagttaaaaaaaatcaggtaactAAAGCAAGGAGATAAACTAAGTTGGACGGGTACTTCCTCTCCTAAGTAAGTTAATCATCTCAAGAACACATTTTCTAAAATCTCTCACCTCCCATTCCAAAGACAGAAGCACATGCCAGGAAACCCTCCTGAGGATAAAAAAGTTCTCATACTTGTCCAGTGCACAGAACACTTGTTTATATAATCAAGACTTCCAAGACGAGAcccctttaaaaaaacacacCCAGAAAATACGTCAAATAGAAcaggccatttatttatttattgttttgtgtgttttgatatATTTGGACAAGCTAAATTAGAGATTTTTCTTGTAAAATGTTCTTGCAAGATATGCAAACTTGTATTAGAGTTTTATTTGAACAAACACTTAAATGACCCTCTCATATGTTCACTCAATTCCCTTAGGAGTTCCACTCTTGTTTTGGAAATATCAGCCTTAAATTCTGAAAGGCAGGGCTGGATTGTCCACGGGGCATCCGCAGTGCTGGAACTCTTGCTCAGTCTCCCTAAGCACAGAGGGAGGTCTGACAGGTAAGACCTATGCTGGCTCCTGTGTCCACCAGCAAAGGTGGAGTGAGCCATTCCCCTGCTCATGGGCTGTGCACTCTCGTCTGTGCACAGTGCCCTCAGCTCACGAGGGGGACACAGATTGAGTCCCGAGATCATGAGTGTATGCCACCTTCCCAGTGTATTTGTTATCTGGTTTTACCACTGTTCTTAAATAGTTTCACATGCTTGTAAGTCCccgtctctggcctccatctttggaggccctgtccctgtgcccACCAAACCAAATCTTGACCCCTCTCcaagtctatttaaactgctccccggACCCCCCCTCCACAGTGGTCACATTTGGGGCTTCCCTGTTTCCCTCAGGGCCACTCAAGAGCGCAGAAATCCCTTTAAACCTGAACCTCCTTTTCGGCTTGATGtcatttggcttgattgggatttttgcatcagcagagagcttGCATTAGGAAAAGTTCCTAACAATGCTTATATCAATCAGATTCTAAAGTATATTAAAAAGGTTTTGACATCTTTCTGTTAGTTTCATCTTTACTTTTTAGGctgtaggaaaaaaaaccatacaatactgaaaaacataaaatactggCACTTTTATTGATGTGGTGTATAAATTTCAGTAACAAAATTTTCTCATGAACATAGAGCTGAAATACTGTCATGATTGGCAATTTGATATGATACTGTAAAATTTGCTACATTTCACGATTTTCACAAGAAAAATCTGAGCTTGGTTTGTCCAAACTCATGAACTCTCACTCTCTGTGTGACatactttttattcttatttttctgaaCAGATTCTGAGAGTTGTGAAGAACAGCACAGTGTGATGAACCCCTTTATCCTTGCAGAAGGCAGCGGGTTGGCTTCATTCTTCTAACTCTCTTGGGAACGGTTATCTTCAATGATAATAGACCTCATGGGAGTCACGTTCACATATACGTATCGAAATTCAAATTGGCCACTCTGTGGGTTCTGAAAAACAGGCAGAAGTTATTACCCTTCCCAGAGCTTCGGCAGCACTATGCTCAGAGCCACGTACCCCACTGGCCCCATGACCCAAGACGGGCGTACCTCTTCCACTTCTGCATGCACAGTTCCTTGCCTCCCTGGTTCAGATCCCTCAATGTAGAATTTCACACGGATGCGCTTTAGCCCATTTTTTACATATTCAACAAAACTGTCAAGAAAACATAAAGATGCCATCCAAGttccttttatttaaagtttatccTAGAGTTCTCCCAAGGACACTGTATTACCTGACGTGCTGTCTCCGCCCACGTCCTGACATTTCCCCGTAGCCTTTCAGAGGCTCACCAAACACGCTGATCACCTGCAGAACACAGACCATGCTTCTTAGAATGACTCTTTTCATGGCTCCTATATAACAATTAGTTTCTGAAAAATCAAGTGATTATTTGTTTGCACATTCCAAGTGATTTTacggaaaaaaaaatcagcatggtGAAGCCCCTTTACAAAAATGGTGACTCAAACAAGAAAGCTAGAAGTAAAAGGGcattatgtaaaattatattgtaaataAGGAAACATCTCATGCACAGGGACAGAAATGGGCCACTCTGTTGTAGCTTGAGAATGATACAGGCTGAGGTGAACCTGTCCCCTCTCCttacaagaaacaaaataaaccaaagtaTTGAAATATTTCTCTACTAACACTCACTTTGGAAGATAAAATGGACAGACATTTGAAATGAAATTATTAGGTGTCAAGTGTTAAAGGCTGTgaggtaaaaatgaaattttaaagccCTAATCACAGTGaggaaaaaatatcaataatGATGCTGCTAGAATAAACGTGCAAATCTTTTCTTCCTAATGAGAAAATTCACTTCATGTAGAAAGTTTGCATTGCACAAATAGAATATCAGATGATATTGCTGAGTGTCCCTATTACTGCAAGCATTCATGAAAAGGAAGGTGTAATTAAGTACCAGACACCTAAAACCTCTGTAGCACGAGTAataaaaaaccagagacagatactggggttcaagcagaagaccagaaaagcaaagcagccaactaaTAGAGAGAGGCCTTTAAACTTTACCAAATAGTCAGACTGaatgggcaagatcctgtctccacgaatcctcagactccactcagaactccagtgagttcctgcctCTTCCCGTTTATATTctcctctccacccagccatatggCTCCTGTTTCCAcgtccatagtgctgggattaaagatgtgtgactcccaaacactaggattaaaggtgtaagccattATCACATGGATCTGTTTCTGggtcaatcttgtgtagcccaagggTAGCCTTCATCTTCCAGAGATCAGTCAGCCTTGTCTCtagagttctgagattaaaggtgtgtgccaccactccctggcctctagtggcttagctttgcattctgatcttcaggcaagctttatttattaaaatacaaataaaattatcagcacatttcccttttttgtctaaaataaaaaagaaggctataactaatataaaactatatataataaatataataaccaTATACAAgatatacaggcaataagtacatcaatAATGTCTAGTCCATTAGCATTTGACAAGTTCAGAGAAattactccatatctatcctatcttggtgagtccaaagtcttgtacctaatttactttctatcacaaaacttgctttctgcatctggtaagcaaggaaaactataaagaccttgtcttcaactccctcagagacccaagagggaaatattatctgagtaagcagaaagtgtgagcaagtgacttccaaaaaatgtgagaagtGACAAAACAGCTGGTTGCCTGGACGGTCACTCATGATTTCTCTGCAATGCTGGGGCATCCATTTTCCCCCTACAGGCCTAGCACatatgacagacttttctgtgaagcaggatattctgaagggctccTTTCCTTGTCTTGCCAATGTCTGgcagtcaattttttttttgtcttgcttgtccaattacaacagcacactgtcagcagtcaaggaaaGGGccttttcttgcccagtggcttacttttgccacaaagaaaataaactccttgtggagtttctttgatgcccatcatcttctccaaagtagattggtgctgccagcagacgtgtctcattgtcaaaaaagataaaaaagagtctggtattaaaatatattaaatgccatatattctatagatctctgaagtgtttgaagatgacctatttagacatatttatatttatatattatatacattatattatatttatatatgtttgacCTGAAAAAACACCTACTGTGAGTATAAGTTAGactgtaataggtgactaactactaacctgcatttccttattaccCTAAACAGTTGGTAGTAGtaactttcaagaactagaaatttgcattacattgttaaataagctgtctaggtacaataccttgaacaagattagaaacatatgTATGGTATGTTTCAACAAAATTAATCCCAAATATATAAAAGTCTAATCtaatgtaaaaaatttaaaactagtagttgcttttaaaaagtatagatTCAACAATCTACCTTTTaacttatcatatctatattcttgcttttttcttttcagagtagattcaataatctaccattttatcctatcatatctgtaTCCCCCCTTTTGCTTTTCAAGTCAAGAATCTTGAATCTTATCtcctttgttttgctcttttcctgaccatgaccagtaacaacttgtaatcaattatcctaaataatgacaaatatccataacccaatgaAAGACCAAAAGCCACCCACTccttctcttgggaatgtgggcgtcatgttcttaaatttacttcctgctttcttgggggggggggcaatggtatctttaggggatcctgaaaagaaaaatctgggtTAACTGTCAAGTcatgggagaggtagctgtatcatctgttgtccagtctctgcacaATGGGAAAGTGGAGGGCTTgcctcaagtcctggctagactggatcatctcagctagctaCCTAGAAACTGTTCGGAGCACGTCacagtccaaagctgatctttaggtggtgtttgcAGTTAAGTGGTGTTATCATAATCCTGGAGGAGTCGTCCTTGAGGGGCCCCATCCTTCTTTTGGAGGCTTCAAAGGCCACTGTTAGgcgtgctcatggttcactgcagcaAACTGATAGAAACTCAAACCCAAAACCATGTACAGAAAGGTAGAGGAAACCTTTtcctagaattagttagtactctataggATCATTactatcatgacaaaaagttaaaaaaaaatatatatatacaatatatattaatcttataaaatttataccttaagaaaagtcaatataaaaccaaaggattgtgagattagtggcaataaagtAGTCcttaagtatttgtttttctttgtcccatatcaggtggctcttctgacatgaaacagagattttggattactttaataagcatgcttgagTTTAGAGATGAGAGTCCCATTCCAACTCCAAATTCAGCTTTCATCTTTAATTAAGATGAGATTACAAAAGACCATTTGTCTTACATGTCTGTAGAAAATAGCAGacacaaacatttgggaagatttatgaaattttatactGCTGGAAATATGATATAATAATAGGCCAATGTATTATGTCTCTAGGGATATGTTTTCTGggtgatttgtcctttttcttcatatACCTCACCTGTGCTCTTCAGATCCCTTAGCTAGATAACTTTATtcttctgaaaagacagaaacaaaacccttccccaaccctaattttggggagattaTCTTTTGACAAGTTATATGTgatcaaataaaaagcatttcttggttttataggttagtttaaacagtcatgctgtttgatgaactatcatctcttctaattaagagattATTATTGATAATATTATATGATCAATATTGTCATATTACAAATATGGTAATTATTATCTCTGGTTCAAAtcaaatttttatcaattttgatgcTGTACTCAtagctttttttctcctgtggaaacaaaatcaaaacccctTTCCCAATATAACACATGTCCTGGCTTCCATTCTGAAGTCAGTACATCTTTAATGTATCTCGGCTGATTTAATTTTGCAGTTTTTAtgctatccaatgtctctctgcagctgttgttcctttctcattagcatttagaaaattcaaagttaataaagtgttaggcaatctatttctgggggcctttattatccctttctgtttgtttaacacatcctttagagtttgatttgatctttctataactgcctgccctgtaggattatttggtatacctgtactatgttttatattataataagcaagaaaccgtttcattttcttagagacatatgctgaagCATGGTCTGTTTGtctttgtgcaggtatacccatgatggccataactcctagcaaatgtgtgatcactgaatcagccttttccaaacctgaagcagttgcccattgaaaacccgAGTAGGTATCAATGGTGTAGTGCACagattttagttttccaaattctacaaagtggaacacattcatctgccaCATTTCATTCTCTTGGCTACACTTCTTCTCAGTCTTCCCCTTTGTGGTTGaggacacaaaaggaaaaatgccACAGAGCACCAGCTTCTGAAGCACCCACCCTGAGGCAGAGGCATTCAGCACCCAGGAAGAACTGACAATGGTCACTGCCGCAGCTGGGAGGAAAGCATGCGCAGTGAGCTCCGACTGCCAGGATCAAAGTGAATCGGTGCACAAGGACCTAACGACACAACGGCAACCCAAGCAGCCCATCATACGATGTCACTGCTGCAGACGTGACGCGTTCCTGCTCCCCAACACCTTCTCATCAGGGAACTAACCTCAGGATGTGCTCTGCATTTTCCTAAGGCTTTCCCATAGATGATATTAGGACTGGATGAAGAAAACAGTTCTTTGAAAACTGTATATAACAAGCCACctgaaaaagcagagagaaagatgaaGCACAGCCATGGGGTGAGAGGCTGGGGAAAGGTATCCAGGCACTTGCTGGGCTTTGCGACCTGTAATGCTGACGCCGAAGAACACCACTATCAAGTAGCTGAAGTCTCTTCCGGCTTCTTTCActgcaaagaaaaatgttgaaagGTTACA
Protein-coding sequences here:
- the Timm21 gene encoding mitochondrial import inner membrane translocase subunit Tim21, coding for MLCAFLRVVQHMEKLPGCLGGQLLPHFVHTKACLKTQPLRWGLLEQKKTVHPRTVLGFTRKTFWTQGPDPQKAKEDSSKQVSVHGNQRGETGLSVSQKVKEAGRDFSYLIVVFFGVSITGGLLYTVFKELFSSSSPNIIYGKALGKCRAHPEVISVFGEPLKGYGEMSGRGRRQHVSFVEYVKNGLKRIRVKFYIEGSEPGRQGTVHAEVEENPQSGQFEFRYVYVNVTPMRSIIIEDNRSQES